One window of Kosakonia cowanii JCM 10956 = DSM 18146 genomic DNA carries:
- a CDS encoding glycosyltransferase, translated as MMNSPGKLSVIIPLYNAGDDFVPCMESLLAQTWTALEIIIVNDGSTDNSAEIAERYAKKYPHIQLIHQCNAGASVARNRGLTYATGEYIAFVDADDIVYPQMYETLMKMALEDDLDVAQCNSDWCDRQNGSTWQSIPLDRIRSTGVLSGPDWLRVALASRRWTHVVWMGVYRHDVIKQNRIEFIPGLHHQDIIWSTEFMYNAQRVRYTEQSLYKYFLHGCSVSRLKRQGLKNLAYQRHYMKITRLLEKLNRDYADRITIYPEFHQQITYEALRVCHAVRKEPDEIIRKRMIAEIYASGMFKRMVTNVRSPKLAYQALLWSLRLYKWRDKTTSHHRLARKAVKIY; from the coding sequence ATGATGAATAGCCCTGGTAAGCTTAGCGTTATTATCCCCCTCTACAATGCGGGCGATGACTTTGTACCTTGCATGGAATCCCTGTTAGCGCAAACCTGGACAGCGCTTGAAATCATCATTGTTAATGATGGTTCGACCGATAATTCTGCTGAAATAGCAGAGCGTTACGCAAAGAAGTACCCGCATATCCAGCTTATTCACCAGTGTAACGCCGGTGCCTCGGTGGCGCGTAATCGTGGCTTAACCTATGCCACAGGTGAATACATCGCTTTCGTTGATGCCGATGATATTGTCTATCCGCAAATGTATGAAACGCTGATGAAAATGGCGCTGGAAGACGATCTGGATGTCGCGCAGTGTAACTCGGACTGGTGCGATCGGCAGAACGGCAGCACCTGGCAATCCATTCCGCTGGATCGTATTCGTTCTACCGGCGTACTCAGCGGGCCTGACTGGTTAAGAGTGGCGCTGGCAAGCCGCCGCTGGACGCACGTGGTCTGGATGGGCGTTTATCGCCACGATGTAATTAAGCAAAATCGTATTGAATTTATTCCCGGGCTGCATCACCAGGATATTATCTGGAGCACCGAATTTATGTATAACGCCCAACGCGTGCGTTATACCGAACAATCGTTATATAAATATTTTCTCCATGGCTGTTCGGTCAGCCGTTTGAAGCGCCAGGGATTAAAAAACCTCGCCTATCAGCGTCATTACATGAAAATTACGCGCCTACTGGAGAAATTGAATCGCGATTACGCTGACCGCATTACGATATATCCCGAATTCCACCAACAAATTACGTATGAAGCACTTCGCGTATGCCACGCCGTGCGAAAAGAGCCGGATGAAATAATTCGCAAGCGCATGATTGCCGAAATATATGCATCAGGAATGTTTAAACGTATGGTCACTAATGTGCGCAGCCCTAAGCTCGCTTATCAGGCGCTGCTGTGGTCACTTCGTCTGTACAAATGGCGGGACAAGACGACGTCACACCACCGTCTTGCCCGTAAAGCGGTGAAAATCTACTAG
- a CDS encoding divergent polysaccharide deacetylase family protein yields MLQLRRIVITLASVLALSSPVFAGKLAIVIDDFGYRPQTENQVLAMPQAVSVAVLPNATHARDMATKAHNSGHEVLIHLPMAPLSKQPLEKDTLRPEMGSAEIERIISDAVNKVPYAVGLNNHMGSAMTSSLFGMQKVMQALERYNLYFLDSMTIGNSQSMRAASGTGVKVIKRKVFLDDTQNEGDIRRQFDRAVALARRNGSAIAIGHPHPSTVRVLQQALANLPSDITLVRPSDLLHEPQVDNSTPAKPDAQPQPPRNPFHVAKVCKAKQKPEPVNASRFFSVVGESISESTLVQYFQHQWQGWGRK; encoded by the coding sequence TTGCTTCAACTTCGCCGCATCGTGATTACTCTTGCCAGCGTGCTGGCGCTCTCCTCGCCGGTGTTTGCCGGCAAACTGGCCATCGTTATCGACGATTTTGGCTACCGTCCCCAGACAGAAAACCAGGTGCTGGCGATGCCGCAGGCGGTCTCCGTCGCGGTGCTGCCAAACGCGACACATGCCCGCGACATGGCGACCAAAGCGCACAACAGCGGTCACGAAGTGCTGATCCATCTGCCGATGGCACCGCTCAGTAAACAGCCGCTGGAAAAAGATACCCTGCGCCCGGAGATGGGCAGCGCAGAGATTGAACGCATCATCAGTGACGCCGTGAATAAGGTGCCCTATGCCGTCGGGTTGAATAACCATATGGGCAGCGCCATGACCTCCAGCCTGTTTGGCATGCAGAAAGTGATGCAGGCGCTGGAGCGCTATAACCTTTACTTCCTCGACAGCATGACTATCGGCAATAGCCAGTCGATGCGCGCAGCCTCCGGCACCGGGGTGAAGGTGATTAAGCGCAAAGTGTTCCTCGATGATACGCAGAATGAGGGTGATATTCGCCGTCAGTTCGACCGTGCCGTCGCGCTGGCACGACGGAATGGCTCGGCTATTGCTATTGGACACCCGCATCCGTCGACCGTACGTGTGTTGCAGCAGGCGCTGGCAAACTTACCCTCCGACATTACGCTGGTGCGGCCGAGCGACCTGCTTCATGAGCCGCAGGTGGACAACTCAACGCCCGCCAAACCTGACGCGCAGCCGCAGCCGCCACGTAATCCGTTCCACGTTGCGAAAGTGTGTAAAGCGAAGCAGAAGCCAGAGCCGGTGAATGCCAGCCGCTTCTTTAGCGTGGTGGGAGAGAGTATCAGCGAAAGTACGCTGGTACAGTACTTCCAGCACCAGTGGCAGGGCTGGGGCCGGAAGTAA